The DNA region TCTTCACAGAAGTTTTCTGTAAGCTTCCTCCTCCTTAGAAAACACTGGTTTTCAATAGACAATAGGACTGAAGTGCCAAATAACACGATTTTGAAAATCAAGTGAATTATTAATGAATTTAGAACATAAGCTTTTACTAAACATCAAGCATATAATATTGACAGGTAAAAAGCATGGTTACAGGTAAAAACAGATGCATTTCCTTAACCACTTGTGACAACACCTTGTTGTCCACTAAATTTCATCTGCAAGTTGCAAGATAAAAAAACACAATGGCATAAATGTTACTTTCCCTTTGTAAAGATACTGAACAACCTATTAAGATCTCCATTTAAAGAGGATTATTGTGTATACCTTGTGTCCATGAAGAGTGTAAATAAGTCTTTCTCCTAAGAGGTCCAGAATCTTAAGGGTACCATCAGAAGAAGCAGTGATGAGGTAGTTACCAGAAGGATGGAATGATATACAATTAACCCCTGCTCTGTGAACTGATTTACAGAAGACAATATTCAAAAGCTGTAGATATCGACTAAGAGGATATGTACActttatttctttgtgcttttctaCTTCCCAAAGAACTActtcatttaaaggaaaaacaacaaaagtgCTGAGGTACAGAAGACTTGTCAGAGTATTTGCTCAGTTCAGTTCTAAAAATTAAGAGAATCAAAGATATAAAAAGGATTCAGACTGGATTCTTGGGGTTACTAGACTacaaaaaatacttaaaacatGTCAATATGACTTGTTTGTCAACTTTTGCCAGTAATACTCTTAATAAATCACATTTAATTGCAAAGAGTCCcattgtaaagaaaataaactacGTTGTTTTTACCTTTGAAAAGCTGCAGTAGCTTGTTTGTTCGAATATCCCATAGTTTCACTGTGCTATTGGAACCTGCAGAAGCTATACATGTTCCACTTGGGTTGAAAGCCACAAAAGTTGGAAATCTAAATATAATTTATGAAAACAGATTTATAATGTGtttccacagaaatatttaggtgtgcatatatatataaagccCACAATTTTAACAGTGAGTTGCCACAAACTTGTGTGGAATCTACAAGTATGGAAACTCAAATAAGGCATTTCAAGTAACTGAAATAAGCATAAGAAAACAAGATGTACACGATAAATCATAATCTCACTTTTGTTGAAAATATGGTATAATTGATCCAAGTCAAACCTTCAGAGTTTGTTCTAGAGTACAAAGTTCCTGGAAGATAGTGCTGCAAAGAGTTTGTaagcaacaaataaaataattttgtctaaGAACTGAGTATCTAGCTGTAACAACACTTTGGATTTAAAAAAGGATGAAGGCAGCCATGAAATCAGCAAAGCACATATACAAGATAAATATTCCACTGTCTTGTTAACTAAAACTCTGGATCCAAGATATTTAAGGAAACTGCATATAAGtaaaagcaagtattttttaaacttaaataaTGCAAATCACTGAAGGtaacaaaatattgttttcatcCACACATGGAAAAGTCTTAAACCTTTCTTCCTGTTGACGCATCCAATATCAAACAGCATTATCAAAATTGAGGGAAAACATGGAAACATTCCACAATCCAAGAATAATCTTACTTCTGTTTGGATTATCTCCTGattgctgaaaaacagctgtaTAAGTGCAGCCAGTTAACCCCTTTGGAAAAACATTATATTATTTTACTTGATATGGGTTGTAGAATTCTGATCTGTTTTCAGATTTACCATATATAGATGTTAATACCACAGAACATTAAATTAATGCCACTAAAATTACACTattacatttctctttttctagtAAAACTTACTCTTCATAATCTGAGAAGCTATTaacacaaattttatttcttgtatCCCAGATGTTAATAGATTTGTCCTCACCACAAGATGCTATTATTCTTCCATCAGGTGAAAATCTGGAACACATAAGTGTATACATTACTTAGGAACTGATTCTGCCTATATTAGCATCAGAGACATAAGTAGCAAAACAGCAGAACCAAGTAAGCCTGTTTGAAATAAGGATTTACAGGACATTTGAACTTCAAGTATTTCTCATGGActaataaaactgaaaagaaaagcttcttcCATATTCCACTCTGGCCCATTTCACAATCAACTACAATTAAAAACAGAGCCATAAGCAAGAGGAAGAGAGGGTGTTGGGGGGAAGGTATCAGCAACCTAAGGATGTCACTTCAGATGACAAAGAGATTATAGAAAACTATAGGTAATAAGACAAAGAGGACATAGTAGAATCTTGTTCAATGTTAACCTATATTTATGTTGTCTGAGTTCTTTCTAAACTTACAAATAGTGGGAAAGCATTCACAATTATTCCTAGACTAGCAGGCCAagtttttaaagaggaaaattgaCTTGTTTGTAACTTCCTCGATCATTATTATTTCACTTATTGAGCAACTGCACAATAACATTGAAAAACTGTTCAAGAATTTTCACATGTGATTTCCTAGACCTTTCCTTTTTCAACAATCAGATACTTTGAAACTTTGTAGGGGTCTGCACTTCACCAGTGTAAAACTCCTTTCTCAAGAGGCTTATATCAGGCCTCTCTTAGCTGCAGATTTTCCATTAACATggaggaaaggaattttttttttaaaaaaaatcagcaaacaATCTGTTCTTGTCTTTGAAGAGCTGTCCTGTCTTTATAGAGTATGAACCCCAACTTGCAGTTCAAAGGCCATTTCTTTTACCTTTTCCAATTAGGTAATTCATCTGGATTCATAACCATTCCTTAATGCCACTACTATTCCAAGAATAGTTGAGAAAAAGCCCTACAATGCATGATAAATCTAGATATAACTGGTGGGAAATAAGTtagcacaacaaaaaacaaaacaaaactggggAAAGACAGGATGCtgactgaaaataaacacagaagaCCCCATTTGTCCTTTAATGTAGTGGAACGAAGACAGCAACTGATTTAGTACGTGcacatattaaaataaagcaaactttCATACTTCAGCTAGGTCTATACAAAAGGTGTATGCGTAAGattcatttcttaaaatttaattattggTGAGAGATCATTACTTGTCATTCACAGACTTTCCTTCTCTTATTTCTACTCTGGGATATAAAATCCCTTTTGTTAGGAATTCTACTTTACCAAGAGAATAAAAACAACACTTACTTGGCACAGCGAACCCAACCAGTGTGTTGGAATAGGGTAAACAAAAGGCGCTGATAGCAAACACtccatatttttattaatttatcatTGGATGCTGAAACTACAGAGCAGCCATCATGGGAGAAGCTCACACTCCGAACAGATGCTGTATGACCTTTCAATACTGATGATTCTCCATGACTAAGGGGGgagtaaagaaaatgaaacaaaaccctGAATACCAAGTCACAGATCACAATTATATTAAAGAGCTTAAATCCCCATAAAATTCGATTTTGGCATATTTAGAATCTTACCCAAATGAAAAAGCAGTATAGAGAGGCCAAATCTTAATGTCaccattatttttttacttatttaaatattgttaGAATAACATTCCTTAAGTTGCATTTAGCATGACCAATTTTACAGAACAGTGCAATTAAGTAGTGGCATTGGTATTTAGTCTCATTGGCATTCGTatttgaaagagaattttttttttatatagtaATCTATAAAACGCTTGGAAGTTCAAGTAACATCAGTCTAAGATCATACTGAATTACTCAATTACTACTACTCAAGAACAGTCTGATAAAGCAagtcaattaaaatatttttttccaagaaacatTGTTTTCATCACTTGTCTCCCCAAAATGAAGTGCAGCCATGCAATCctaattaaaatataatcttTAAACCAGAGAAATATTACAAAGCACAGTTATACACACATGAAATTGTGACCTCTGAGttgttatatttttcttttgaaacaacAGAATATTCATAAAAGAATAAAGTAATACAGTAAAGAACAGAGTTGCTTGTGGTCCCAAATCTCTGTTTCTGTCAAAGCCCAGGCATGTGGAAAGGCAAAAGAAACTTGAGTAAATCCTCCAACATTCACACTGTACAATAATGAAACACATATCCAACATTGCTCAGTTATACTCACATGCAAGGAATCCATAGCCTGACAGTGTGATCATGAGAAGCTGAAGCCAGCACCTGCCCATCTGGTGAGAACTCTACGCTTGTCACCGCTTCCGCATGGCCTGAAAATCTGTAGGCACCGCACTGCGTATTCAGCTTCCACAATATAAGAAGCCTATCCGCAGAGCAGGTAACTGCAAGAAGTAAAAGACATGAGGAGTCTGCTCACTGCTCTTATCAAAGTCAAAGCTAACGACTATGGATTTGGATTCACCAGAGAACCTAACAGGTATTACGGGGGGGAGGAGTTATTAGGTTTTAATGGATACTTAGCCTAAGCAGAAGCCTGGTAGCAAGTAATGCCATCACCAGGCTTTCAGAAGGATGCCACAAGACTGGGAGAAGTAAAGGATAATTCTTAAGAGGTAGCTCTCTCACACACTAAGCCAACTGGCGTACAAGTACTTTGACGATACAGAGCAAAACGTTCAAACCCGAACATCATGCACATCAGTAATTATGAATCCAGATTTGGTTTTACCAAATCCTAAGAACAATAGGAAAATTCTTTAGTAATCTCCGAGATGGAACTTGTTTCAAGTATCAAGTGTTTAACTCCAAAAAAACATGCCAACTTAAACTGAAGACATGACTTCTAACATTTCAGATATCTACACTTGAGTGACAGTACTGATATATAATTCCAAATTCCTATTTAAGTACCAATTTTATAACCCTAATATTTGTCTAGttcaaaaaagaacaaaaagttgTCATTCTGAAAACACAGCATGTTTGAGGGTGGGTTTTCTGCAGTCACTTTACAGGTGAACTATACTATCTACAGTCAAAAGGGCAAACCTAAGTTTCACCAGAGCTTGATCATTTTCAGGAAACTGTGAGAAGCAAAGACAATAAGCAGTTGAATTAAACTGGTACATGTGATTTTCCTATATGCCTATCATCTTCATCTCTGCAAAATGTTAGTATAcattcataaataaaaacaaggtAATCACACTCCCATCCCTCAGTTGTCAAATTCCTAACCCTAGtagaaaaaagaagggagaaaaagaacaggGGCCTCCTGGAATTTGGAAGAGTACACAAAGATGGCTCTTCTCTTCCCAGTTTCTGTCAAGCACCAACATAGCAGAAAGAAATCGACTTTCCTTACTATCACATGTCAAGGCAAGACTCAAAAAAATATTAGCATATTAGAATATTAAACATTAACTATTAAATTCCCTCTATGAATTTTCTACAAAGATACTGTTTTTATTCCTAAAAGACTAGCTTCTGCTAAAAGATGTGAGACCAGACTATCCCTATGCCCATATCAACAGGCCTATATTTGACAAAGAAGTAAAGGATATTTTCCCCTCACTTCAACTTTTCAAAACCCTGTTTTACAGCAGGGTCTTTCTAATTGTACTTGAAAGAATTCCTTTTTGCCTTTGATTCTGAAAAGTGATCTACAGTGGAGtaaaactaaaaggaaaaagtgaaatataaGCTAAAATAGTATTTGAAGGCGTAGGGCTGGAAATGTGAAACAGACAAGACTGACAGCTTCTAAAACAAATCACTGATGAACTACAAAATACCTGTGGTAACTTATGAACTGCATGAAGGCTGTGCAGTATCAGCTTTCAGTTCTAAAAACTGAGGGAAATATTCTTAGAAAGATGTCAGCACCATTGACGTCAGCCTGATTTCTTGTAGCTTGCTGTCTCATAGATGGGCTGTCCCAAGGTAAATGAGACTAAGCAGTGACCTGAAGTTCTTCTTCCTGTGGGACATCCGTGACCATCTTCCTTATTTTCCCTCTGGACTCCCTTCCGCCTATGGAATACTTAAATATTggatcagaaacaaaaaaaaaagcacagaaggtCCTATGCCTGTTGCTCCTCAGAGAATACATGACATAACCAGAACCATGTCTGGAGGTGAAAGACTATTTGTCCTTGCTATGATCAACTGAAAAGTATAACTAAAATGTAGAAAGCTGAAAAGTCACACTGAGCTGACTCCAATATACAACTTACTCCAGCTTATAACCTGagtgtcttttcttttttaaacatcaaTGCTTCTGTACACGCCCACGTATAGCAGACACATCACTGGataatttgattttctgctGATGAGTCATTACGGGACTGAACACCAAAAAAGAAAGACCTGGCCTTATGCAAAGGCCAAGTTGAGAGATCGACAGCAAAGTGGTGTGTAAGCAGATACCTAAGCTTCACATATGCCATGAAAAAGATTTTATGGTATTTGCAATGAAACAAAGTTCAATTTATGAATTGTGACTATTGATGgtatacatttttatatatacacacacaaatatatgaACGCAAGTTGCTTTAATACAGAATCACCATTTCACTCTCATTTCCCACAATAACAAAGTGGTGACTAAGAAAGTTGTGCAAAGATCAAAAGAGACAAACTCAGACAAGCTTTAACAGCTGAAGAATCTCCAATTTAACATACTGAAGAATCTCCAATATAATTAATCACTCAGTGCAAGAATTATAGGGCAGATGGAATACAGTGCATAAGATGGGTGTGTGAATATTCAAACCCTACCACTGCCAACAAAGCCCCACACTTTACAGGAACCCTGCAGCTCTCAATAATACAGTACAACATCACAATGTAAACACATTTTGCAATGAATTGCAAGATTTCCTAAttggagaaaaattattattaattgaACCTCTGTCAAAAAAGCCAATCTGGAATTCTAAGCACAGTGGATAAAATACAAAGAACTTCTAATAACTCCCATAAATTCAAGTTATTGGCagtttttgttgtattttgtaTACATGtacacaagaagaaaagaactgAGAAGAGTCAGCACGCTAGccaacatttaattttctggactttattttttcagaagaaatccCAAAGCCCTCCACATTTATTCAGTGTTAAGTTTACATTCAATTTCTTTTAAGTCACTTAAGAGTCAGtagtttaaaatatatacaagCATTCACCAAATCTTCAAAGTCTAACAGAATAGAAAACTATTCAGATTTTCCAGAAATATGTacatactgaaaaataattggATAGGAGTATTGAAATGGTAaggtgttgtttgttttttctttctctctctttctctagTCCCTCTTCCTTCTATTCACGCTTTTGATTCCCACTGGGAaggtttgaaattttttttcttttttttttttaaggccaggtgatttaattttttttttctccccagtttgTTTCTAAATAACTGCAAAAATAGAAAGGGAAGTcatggggaggaggaagggttCAGATACATAGAATAACTATTCAAACGCAGAGGCAGATTCACTTATAGTTATTGCTTAAATAGATAAGGAACACTTTGAATGTCAGGTTTAACTTGAAGGTATTTCTTTATacaaaaagcagtttttgcCAAGTGCTAAAAAAATAACTGTATAAAATTTGCATAGTCTGTATTCACATCATTTAACTACTTTCATCTGAAAAAACATGCATTGCACATACTCTCTATGATCTGCACATAAGAGAACCTAGGCCTTTTCCCTGTCATTTCCATTGAATGTAACAGCCTACAGAAAGCTTTCCACAAAAGCACATACTTTATATAATTTATTGCCCCAGTACCTAACGACTGGCTGCCTTTTAAAATTCGATAAATGGTTCATAACTTGCAGGTACACAAAAGAATTCCTGCTGCAAAGTGGAATGCAATTTTTCAGGAATGCTTCCATTGTGTAGTAAaaagttcccttttttttttttaacaaaccaacaacaacaaaaaaccaacttaggagaaaaaggaagataaaaaagagaaaaaaatcaaattgcaaGTAACtgcctaaaaataaattagtctgaAAAGAATCCATGCCACACAGTGGCAAGCATTTTGAGCATGATTCAATGCTGCATCCCAAGCtccaaattttcttctgttcatcTTCTATGTTAACCTGCTTCCACCCAAACCTCTCAAAGCTTTCAAGTCACTAAGATTTAAGAATATGTTATAACTTACTCTTAACTTTATTTTTGGCAAAACTTCAACTACATCAGGTCTCACTTGTCCCTTTTCAACCCTTCTACCTACTAACACCTGTAGTAAATGTACATCCACTATATTCCTCAAGTATCCAGCTAACTAATGCTCACTAGCTTAAGTTTGTACCTACCAGCCCCAGGCAAAGACTTTCTACACTATGGCTACCTGAAGCACATTGATCACTTCAGTGAGAGTAATCAAAACAGCTGGAATGCCCAAcacattaagaaaaatgttcaaCTTAA from Vidua chalybeata isolate OUT-0048 chromosome 5, bVidCha1 merged haplotype, whole genome shotgun sequence includes:
- the POC1B gene encoding POC1 centriolar protein homolog B isoform X2 produces the protein MGIRALGAADESGARRAEPGARGSHGPLPPAPPMASPLEDPVLIRPFRGHTAAVTGVAFDANSAGMVTCSADRLLILWKLNTQCGAYRFSGHAEAVTSVEFSPDGQVLASASHDHTVRLWIPCIHGESSVLKGHTASVRSVSFSHDGCSVVSASNDKLIKIWSVCYQRLLFTLFQHTGWVRCAKFSPDGRIIASCGEDKSINIWDTRNKICVNSFSDYEEFPTFVAFNPSGTCIASAGSNSTVKLWDIRTNKLLQLFKVHRAGVNCISFHPSGNYLITASSDGTLKILDLLGERLIYTLHGHKGPVLCVAFSKGGENFASGGVDAQVLLWKTNFSTLNYEEVLKHNFRRTRIDDSPHLLDVYTRSSHFHDEKRKSVEDVGRSEELQSPSASFSAISSKSKAESESGSAVHSVGQHRGIPSSVDCALDHIVGQLEMLTLTISVLEQRLTCTEDKLKKCIRDQQKMLLKGKRN